Proteins from a single region of Phycisphaeraceae bacterium D3-23:
- the uxaC gene encoding glucuronate isomerase produces MPFLHDDFFLTTDTARRLYHDVAAGQPIYDYHCHLDPADIAGNRVYENLHDIWLEGDHYKWRAMRANGIDETYITGDADPDDKFRAWARTVPKTLRNPLYHWTHLELRRYFGIDTLLNEDTAQDIWDEANKQLTSLTTHAIFDRFDVAIVCTTDDPADSLDHHAQIAKLGIDTKVYPTFRPDKAFATADPDAMHGYREKLFAVNGVRGDTLDDMIEALDRAMQRFADAGGRLSDHGLTALPAGGCPHSLAERVYKKSKDWDEVALANDGQRLTSYLMQHLGQRYADRGWAMQLHLGAIRNVNTGLYNQLGPDIGCDSIGDTRQGPGLERLLGALASENKLPKTVLYNLNPADNALFASMAGNFNQSPTRGKVQYGSGWWFLDQKHGITEQLNALSNLGLLSNFVGMLTDSRSLMSYPRHEYFRRILCGMLGEEAQRGELPDDHDLLAQLVADICFNNARDYFQLDLAPRYA; encoded by the coding sequence ATGCCCTTCCTCCACGACGACTTCTTCCTCACCACCGACACCGCCCGCCGACTCTACCACGATGTCGCGGCTGGACAGCCGATCTACGACTACCACTGCCACCTCGACCCCGCCGACATCGCCGGCAACCGCGTCTACGAAAACCTCCACGACATCTGGCTCGAAGGCGACCACTACAAGTGGCGCGCAATGCGCGCGAACGGCATCGACGAAACCTACATCACCGGCGACGCCGACCCGGACGACAAGTTCCGCGCCTGGGCACGCACCGTCCCCAAGACGCTACGCAACCCGCTCTACCACTGGACCCACCTCGAGCTGCGCCGCTACTTCGGCATCGACACGCTGCTCAACGAAGACACCGCGCAAGACATCTGGGACGAAGCGAACAAGCAGCTCACCTCGCTCACCACCCACGCGATTTTCGACAGGTTCGACGTCGCCATCGTCTGCACCACCGACGACCCGGCCGACTCGCTCGACCACCACGCACAAATCGCCAAGCTCGGGATCGACACCAAGGTCTACCCGACCTTCCGGCCCGACAAGGCATTCGCAACGGCCGACCCCGACGCGATGCACGGCTACCGCGAAAAACTCTTCGCGGTCAACGGCGTGCGCGGCGACACGCTCGACGACATGATCGAGGCGCTCGACCGGGCGATGCAACGCTTCGCCGACGCCGGCGGGCGGCTCAGCGACCACGGCCTCACCGCCCTGCCCGCCGGCGGCTGCCCGCACTCGCTCGCCGAGCGGGTCTACAAAAAGTCAAAAGACTGGGACGAGGTCGCGCTCGCGAACGATGGGCAGCGGCTGACGTCCTACCTCATGCAACACCTCGGCCAGCGCTACGCCGACCGCGGCTGGGCCATGCAGCTCCACCTGGGCGCGATCCGCAACGTCAACACCGGGCTCTACAACCAGCTCGGCCCCGACATCGGCTGCGACTCCATCGGCGACACACGCCAAGGCCCCGGGCTCGAGCGCCTGCTCGGCGCGCTCGCTAGCGAAAACAAACTCCCCAAGACCGTGCTCTACAACCTCAACCCCGCCGACAACGCGCTCTTCGCGAGCATGGCCGGGAACTTCAACCAAAGCCCAACCCGCGGCAAGGTCCAGTACGGCTCGGGCTGGTGGTTCCTCGACCAGAAGCACGGCATCACCGAACAGCTCAACGCCCTCTCCAACCTCGGCCTGCTCTCGAACTTCGTCGGCATGCTCACCGACTCGCGTTCGCTGATGTCCTACCCCAGGCACGAATACTTCCGACGCATCCTCTGCGGAATGCTTGGCGAAGAGGCACAGCGCGGCGAGCTGCCCGACGACCACGACCTGCTCGCCCAGCTCGTTGCCGACATCTGCTTCAACAACGCCCGCGACTACTTCCAGCTCGACCTCGCCCCGCGCTACGCCTGA